CAGGCGGAAACGATCGAGCACAATGGAACCACCACGATAGACTACTACCTGCTTGAACATCGGCGGTATGAAGAGTAATCTGCCTCGCGGAAACGGGCGATCGCTTCCATCGCACTCTAAAATAATGATGGTCTTTTTATCGATGGAACGTTCTCGACTTTCATGACGCATCCCACGGATATCGCCACCTTGGCACGCTGGATGGCTGCCGACTTTAGCAATCAAGAACAGGCCTTTGCTAACCCTCCGTTTTTTGCCCACATCCGCGTGTGTATGCGCCCGTTGCCCAATCCTGCTGTCCCGGGTGTCAATTTTTTGGTCGAGCAAGCCTACGACTTTATGTTGAATTCGCCCTATCGCATTCGGGTGCTCAATCTCGTCAATACGGGCGATCGCCTTGAGATTGAAAACTACAATCTCAAAGACGAGAAGGATTTCTACGGTGCGTCCCGGGATCTGGCTCGGCTCAGCCAACTAACGCGCGATCGCCTGGAAAAAATGCCGGGGTGCAACATGGTCGTAGACTGGACCGGCAGCAGCTTTCGGGGCATGGTGCAGCCGGGAAAGGCGTGTATGGTTGAGCGCAAAGGCCAAATGACCTATCTAGACAGTGAATTTGAAATTAACGACGTGCTGTTTACCAGTCTTGACCGGGGACGCGATCCCCAAACCGATGAGCAAGTCTGGGGTTCGGTAGCGGGGCCGTTTGAGTTTGTGCGTTGGCAGAGTTTTGCGGATGAAATTACCGTTTAGGCTTGCCTGGGACGTTCCTGTATAAAGTGGGAATACTGAAGGCAAATCCCAGATTCGAGACGAGCCATCCCAATCATGTGGCGCAGGTTTAAAAACATTGCCGTTAGTCTTCACTCCTACAGTGCCCTCAGCCCTGACTTGCAAATGCGGCAGCGGGTGAATCAGCAATTGCGCGATCGCCCTGCGTTAGAAGTGGATGAATGGTGCAAAAGCTTTCATCCTGCTTCAGAAACAACTCACGCGATCGCCGCCTTTGCCTACGAAACCCTAGCCCAGTATTCCGGCCTCGATTTTTCCAGAGTCCGACCGGAGGATCGCTTAGAGGCGGATCTATTCTGGTCACAGGTGTGCTGGTTTGATTGGGATTTGCAACTTTGCGATGATTTTTGTGAACAGTTTGATCAAGATCTGAGCGATCGCTTCTACGACTTCGATCCGGTGACAGTCGCCGATCTCATTCACTTTTTTGACCATCCAGCTTAAGCCGTGTTGGATGGGTATTACAACTCTGTAAAGTGATAAATCACAATTCCGGTTTCTAGATCGTTAGCAACCTGCACATATCCCATTTTCACCATCTGCTTCAGGGTCTCCTCCACATCCCCAAAGCTCATTTCGGTATCCAGTACCGCCTGGGTCACCGAAATCGTCCCTTCCCGCTGCTGAGCGGCTTTCAAAAGCTTCAGCATTTTCTCTTCTTCGGTAGGAGGGGCGGGTACATCCACCACCTGCTGTACCGTGGCGTGTTGGGCTAAGGGATGGCCATAGGGTGACAGTCCCAGGCGAAGCTGTTGCTTCAAATTATGCTCTTCTACCATGCCGGGAATAAAAAATAAATCCAGCACTTGCCCAATGCCAAACACGCCCCAGGTACAGAACCACAGCAGACCAGAGGCATACTTCTTGTTATAGAAGCGGTGGAGACCCGCCACGGGTAAAACAAACGCAACCACCCAGAGCAGATAGGAGGTATCCACTCGGTTGGGCTGATAGAGGGTAATCGCCTTCGATTGGGAT
The Synechococcales cyanobacterium T60_A2020_003 DNA segment above includes these coding regions:
- a CDS encoding chromophore lyase CpcT/CpeT, with the translated sequence MTHPTDIATLARWMAADFSNQEQAFANPPFFAHIRVCMRPLPNPAVPGVNFLVEQAYDFMLNSPYRIRVLNLVNTGDRLEIENYNLKDEKDFYGASRDLARLSQLTRDRLEKMPGCNMVVDWTGSSFRGMVQPGKACMVERKGQMTYLDSEFEINDVLFTSLDRGRDPQTDEQVWGSVAGPFEFVRWQSFADEITV
- a CDS encoding NINE protein; the protein is MATTTRPSQSKAITLYQPNRVDTSYLLWVVAFVLPVAGLHRFYNKKYASGLLWFCTWGVFGIGQVLDLFFIPGMVEEHNLKQQLRLGLSPYGHPLAQHATVQQVVDVPAPPTEEEKMLKLLKAAQQREGTISVTQAVLDTEMSFGDVEETLKQMVKMGYVQVANDLETGIVIYHFTEL